A region from the Phycisphaerales bacterium genome encodes:
- the nbaC gene encoding 3-hydroxyanthranilate 3,4-dioxygenase, which translates to MPTRKPSKKSASKHFPILKLDQWVKKNWKDLKPPVSNKELFPGSDDAIVFVSGGPNTRNDYHVNPTEELFYQLKGDIAVRIRPLDGSKPRDVVIKEGEVYLLPRWVPHRPQRPAGTVGLIVEFPRPKGMNDGLRWYCPKCDYLVHEASFRLKKIDKDLHVIMNRFWGGPASGRTCKKCGHTITRAGEIELKHGKIQAKASRSAAKTGDKKKVAKRRTNGSKAKRAQLRV; encoded by the coding sequence ATGCCCACCAGGAAACCCTCGAAGAAGTCCGCCTCCAAACACTTTCCCATCCTCAAACTCGACCAGTGGGTGAAGAAGAACTGGAAGGACCTCAAGCCCCCGGTGAGCAACAAGGAACTCTTCCCCGGCTCCGACGACGCGATCGTCTTTGTCTCCGGCGGCCCCAACACCCGCAACGACTACCACGTCAATCCCACCGAGGAACTCTTCTACCAACTCAAGGGCGACATCGCCGTCCGCATCCGCCCCCTCGATGGCAGCAAGCCCAGGGACGTCGTCATCAAGGAGGGCGAGGTCTATCTCCTCCCGCGCTGGGTCCCCCACCGCCCCCAGCGCCCGGCGGGGACCGTCGGCCTCATCGTCGAGTTCCCCAGGCCCAAGGGGATGAACGACGGCCTGCGCTGGTACTGCCCCAAGTGCGACTACCTCGTCCACGAGGCGTCTTTCCGCCTCAAAAAGATCGACAAGGACCTCCATGTCATCATGAACAGGTTCTGGGGAGGCCCCGCCTCGGGGCGTACGTGCAAGAAGTGCGGCCACACCATCACCCGCGCCGGCGAGATCGAACTCAAGCACGGCAAGATCCAGGCCAAGGCCTCACGCTCAGCCGCGAAGACAGGCGACAAGAAGAAGGTCGCCAAGCGCCGGACCAACGGCTCCAAAGCAAAGCGGGCCCAGTTGCGGGTGTGA